From the Mycoplasmatota bacterium genome, one window contains:
- the uvrB gene encoding excinuclease ABC subunit UvrB: MQSRKFELVSKYKPTGDQPKAIEKLVEGIVKGKKEQILLGATGTGKTYTISNVINQINKPTLVLAHNKTLAGQLYSELKEFFPNNAVEYFVSYYDYYQPEAYVPSSDTYIEKDASINDEIDKLRHSATMALFERRDVIIVASVSCIYGLGDPEEYSNMVVSIRTGLEMDRNKLLSELVRIQYERNDLDFHRATFRVRGDVVEIIPASHENNCIRVEFFGDEIDRIREVDIVTGEIIGERTHVAIFPASHFVTSEDKLKRAISAIKQELEERLKELRDNDHLLEAQRLEQRTNYDVEMMKEMGFCSGIENYSRHLTGRQSGETPYTLLDFFPKDDWLLVIDESHVSVPQVRGMYNGDRSRKSTLVDFGFRLPSALDNRPLKFEEFENKINQVIYVSATPGNYELSHVKEVVQQIIRPTGLLDPIIEVRPTEQQIDDLIDEIKERIDKKERILVTTLTIRMAEKLTDYFEDVGFKVAYLHSEVKTLERIEVIRDLRIGKYDVLVGINLLREGLDLPEVSLVAILDADKEGFLRSQRSLIQTTGRAARNVNGKVIMYADKITDSMKIAIEETNRRRQIQDEYNKHHNITPQTIKKDIRDLIKATQAAEETDYEEKSIKKMTKEEKIGMIANLEKDMKKAAKELDFERAASLRDVIFELKVEL, encoded by the coding sequence ATGCAATCTAGAAAATTCGAACTTGTGTCGAAATATAAACCTACAGGAGATCAACCGAAAGCGATTGAAAAATTAGTAGAAGGAATTGTTAAAGGGAAAAAAGAACAAATCTTATTGGGTGCAACAGGGACTGGTAAAACATATACAATATCCAATGTAATCAATCAAATAAATAAGCCAACTTTAGTTTTAGCTCATAATAAAACATTAGCGGGACAACTTTATTCAGAACTAAAAGAGTTTTTCCCAAATAATGCAGTAGAATACTTTGTGAGTTATTATGATTATTATCAACCAGAAGCTTATGTACCTTCAAGTGATACATATATCGAAAAAGATGCCAGTATTAATGATGAGATAGATAAATTACGACATAGTGCAACTATGGCTTTATTTGAAAGACGTGATGTTATTATTGTCGCATCGGTATCTTGTATCTATGGATTAGGAGATCCAGAAGAGTACAGTAATATGGTAGTATCCATTCGGACTGGTTTAGAAATGGATCGTAATAAATTGTTAAGTGAATTAGTAAGGATTCAATATGAAAGAAATGATTTAGATTTTCACCGTGCTACATTTCGAGTAAGGGGGGATGTGGTTGAAATAATTCCAGCATCTCACGAAAATAATTGTATTAGGGTTGAATTTTTCGGAGATGAAATAGACAGAATACGTGAAGTTGATATTGTCACAGGTGAAATTATAGGTGAACGGACACATGTAGCCATCTTCCCTGCGTCACATTTCGTTACGAGTGAAGATAAATTAAAAAGAGCTATCAGTGCAATAAAGCAAGAGTTAGAAGAGCGATTAAAAGAATTACGAGATAACGATCATTTACTTGAAGCACAGCGTCTTGAACAAAGGACAAACTATGATGTTGAAATGATGAAAGAAATGGGATTTTGTTCTGGGATTGAAAACTATTCTCGTCATTTAACAGGAAGACAATCTGGTGAAACACCTTATACCTTGCTAGATTTCTTTCCTAAAGATGATTGGTTACTTGTGATTGATGAATCACATGTATCTGTACCACAAGTTCGAGGGATGTATAATGGTGACCGTTCAAGAAAATCAACCTTAGTAGATTTTGGTTTTCGATTACCATCTGCTTTAGATAATAGACCATTGAAATTTGAGGAGTTTGAAAACAAAATAAATCAGGTGATTTATGTTTCAGCAACACCTGGTAATTATGAGTTATCACATGTAAAAGAAGTTGTTCAACAAATCATCAGACCAACAGGTCTACTAGACCCAATTATTGAAGTGAGACCTACAGAACAGCAAATTGATGATTTAATCGATGAAATAAAAGAGCGTATTGATAAAAAAGAACGTATTTTAGTAACGACACTAACCATTAGGATGGCAGAAAAGCTAACAGATTATTTTGAAGATGTAGGATTTAAAGTTGCCTATTTACATTCTGAGGTAAAAACATTAGAACGAATTGAAGTAATTCGTGATTTGCGAATTGGTAAATATGATGTCTTAGTTGGAATTAACTTATTACGTGAAGGATTAGATTTACCAGAAGTATCGCTAGTTGCGATATTAGATGCAGACAAGGAAGGATTCCTAAGAAGTCAACGTTCATTAATACAAACAACGGGACGTGCTGCACGAAATGTGAATGGTAAAGTAATTATGTATGCGGATAAGATAACCGATTCTATGAAAATAGCGATAGAAGAAACAAATCGTCGTCGTCAAATACAGGATGAGTATAATAAACATCATAATATTACACCACAAACAATAAAAAAAGATATTAGGGATTTAATTAAAGCAACACAAGCTGCAGAAGAAACTGATTATGAAGAAAAATCAATTAAAAAGATGACAAAAGAAGAGAAAATAGGGATGATTGCTAATTTAGAAAAAGATATGAAGAAAGCAGCTAAAGAGTTAGATTTTGAAAGAGCTGCTTCTCTTCGTGACGTTATATTTGAGTTGAAAGTTGAGTTGTAA
- a CDS encoding S41 family peptidase: MNKKTNIIIGGLLVSLGIILGILGTTLSDKFIKHQESTTATINNSVEPVERVEDYLSEVIREKSYYYQNDDLLTEGALNGMVESLDDPYSTYLSEEAYIEHTNRLKEMMYGIGISVTLNGHYPLIFNVIEGSPADIAGLQKGDTIKTVDGIDIENKTITEVAELIKGEKGTTRTLGVYSDNSNVVSNINVTIDLINLKTINYDFQIVDNHRIGYLLISSFMAPTYGELLAAMSHLEDQNLDDLIIDVRDNPGGLVTTVKEVLDYYINTDRPFMYSESKDKEQTLYYLDDDNHEIYYNIVVLMNENSASAAEVFAATMHEIGNYQLIGKTTFGKGTMQSSFPINIEKTQMVKLTTHIWLTPNKEWIHHIGVEPTIEVEQTKYAGISYIDSSQEISFDHVNEEIKDVQTFLNHKELSTTRIDGYFDNDTKNAVLAYQAMKGLDQTGVVDDRTAYYLNLDIINYITDKNYDDQYQKALDYIINQ, translated from the coding sequence ATGAATAAAAAAACCAATATTATTATTGGGGGGTTACTTGTTTCTTTAGGGATTATTTTAGGTATATTAGGAACAACTTTAAGTGATAAATTTATTAAACATCAAGAGTCCACGACGGCTACCATTAATAATTCCGTTGAACCTGTTGAAAGGGTTGAAGACTATTTATCTGAAGTGATAAGAGAAAAATCTTATTATTACCAAAATGATGATTTATTAACTGAGGGTGCTTTAAATGGAATGGTAGAGTCACTAGATGATCCATATTCAACTTATTTATCTGAAGAGGCGTACATAGAGCATACCAATCGATTAAAAGAAATGATGTATGGGATTGGTATATCTGTAACACTAAATGGGCATTATCCATTAATTTTTAATGTGATTGAAGGTTCACCAGCAGATATTGCAGGTTTACAAAAGGGAGACACGATTAAAACAGTTGATGGTATTGATATAGAAAATAAAACGATTACTGAGGTTGCAGAATTAATTAAAGGTGAAAAAGGAACTACAAGAACACTCGGTGTATATTCAGATAATTCAAATGTGGTAAGTAATATTAATGTGACAATAGATTTGATTAATTTGAAAACAATTAATTATGATTTTCAGATAGTAGATAATCATAGGATTGGTTATTTATTGATTAGTTCTTTTATGGCGCCTACTTATGGAGAACTTTTAGCAGCGATGAGTCATTTAGAAGATCAAAATCTAGACGATTTAATTATTGATGTGAGAGATAATCCTGGTGGATTGGTTACTACTGTAAAGGAAGTTTTAGATTATTATATAAATACGGATCGTCCTTTTATGTATTCTGAATCAAAAGACAAGGAACAAACCCTTTATTATCTAGATGATGATAATCATGAAATTTACTACAATATTGTTGTATTAATGAATGAAAACAGTGCATCAGCTGCGGAAGTATTCGCAGCAACCATGCATGAAATCGGTAATTATCAGTTAATCGGAAAAACAACTTTTGGTAAAGGAACTATGCAAAGTTCATTTCCTATAAATATTGAAAAAACTCAAATGGTTAAATTAACAACTCATATCTGGTTGACACCGAATAAAGAGTGGATTCATCATATTGGTGTAGAACCAACAATTGAGGTTGAACAGACAAAATATGCGGGTATTTCTTATATAGATTCATCTCAAGAGATTAGTTTTGACCATGTTAATGAAGAAATAAAAGATGTACAAACTTTTTTGAATCATAAAGAATTATCTACAACACGTATAGATGGTTATTTTGATAATGATACCAAAAACGCAGTATTAGCTTATCAAGCTATGAAAGGACTTGATCAAACGGGTGTAGTAGATGATAGAACAGCTTATTATTTAAATTTAGATATTATAAATTATATTACTGATAAAAATTATGATGATCAATATCAAAAAGCATTAGATTATATTATAAATCAATAA
- the prfB gene encoding peptide chain release factor 2: MDLLEIKQLLKEINDHFKDLNQYIDQDAIDKEMKQLNEVMNEANFWSNQREAKKVIDRNNYLKNQISTLDDIKSRIEDVEVGIDLIEDFNDETLIKEMSSMVKQLHKDINQFEIELLLSEIYDQKNAILEIHPGAGGTESQDWGEMLLRMYTRYAEDKDFKVEILDYLPGEEAGIKSVTLLIKGTNAYGYLKAEKGVHRLVRISPFDSSGRRHTSFASVDVMPELDEEVEIDIKSDDLKIDTYRSSGAGGQHVNTTDSAIRITHLPTGIVVTCQNGRSQIANRETAMKMLKTKLYQHELQKQQEELQNLRGEYKEIGWGSQIRSYVFHPYSLVKDHRTSAEMGNIQSVMDGNIDFFINEYLKHRIKN, encoded by the coding sequence ATGGATTTATTAGAAATCAAGCAATTATTAAAAGAAATTAATGATCATTTTAAAGATTTAAATCAATATATAGATCAAGATGCAATTGATAAAGAAATGAAACAATTGAATGAAGTGATGAATGAAGCTAATTTTTGGAGCAATCAAAGAGAAGCAAAAAAGGTAATTGATAGAAATAATTATTTAAAAAATCAAATATCAACTTTGGATGATATAAAATCACGGATTGAAGATGTTGAGGTAGGAATTGATTTAATTGAAGATTTTAATGATGAGACACTGATAAAAGAAATGTCATCAATGGTTAAACAATTACATAAAGATATTAATCAATTTGAGATTGAATTATTATTATCTGAAATATATGATCAAAAAAATGCGATTTTAGAGATTCATCCTGGTGCTGGTGGAACAGAAAGTCAGGATTGGGGAGAAATGTTACTTAGAATGTATACACGTTATGCAGAGGATAAAGATTTTAAAGTCGAGATTTTAGATTATTTGCCTGGTGAAGAAGCAGGAATAAAAAGTGTCACACTTCTAATTAAAGGAACCAATGCATATGGTTATTTGAAGGCTGAAAAAGGGGTTCATCGCTTAGTGAGAATTTCACCTTTTGATTCTTCTGGTAGAAGACATACTTCATTTGCTTCAGTTGACGTGATGCCAGAATTAGATGAAGAGGTCGAAATTGACATTAAAAGTGATGATTTAAAAATAGATACTTATCGTTCTAGTGGAGCTGGTGGGCAACACGTTAATACTACGGATTCTGCCATTCGAATAACCCATTTACCAACTGGAATTGTAGTTACTTGTCAAAATGGTAGAAGTCAAATCGCTAATCGTGAAACAGCGATGAAAATGTTGAAAACAAAATTATATCAACACGAATTACAAAAACAACAAGAAGAATTACAAAATCTTCGTGGAGAATATAAAGAAATTGGTTGGGGAAGTCAAATTCGTTCGTATGTTTTTCATCCTTATTCTCTTGTTAAAGATCATAGAACCAGTGCAGAAATGGGTAATATTCAATCGGTGATGGATGGAAATATTGATTTTTTCATTAATGAGTATTTAAAACATAGAATAAAAAATTAA
- the secA gene encoding preprotein translocase subunit SecA, with protein sequence MAGLLKKIFDSGYKEMKRLEKIADKVVELENDMRQLTDEQLQNKTEEFRNRLKNGETLDDILVEAFAVVRESATRVLHMTPFYVQIIGALVIHYGNVAEMKTGEGKTLTSTMPAYLNGLQGKGVHIVTVNEYLAGRDAHEMGILLNWLGLSVGLNINSMTKEEKRKAFSCDVTYTTNNELGFDYLRDNMVIYKKEMVLRPLNFAIIDEVDSILIDEARTPLIISGGKKRNANLYRQADMFVNSLTPEDYDHDIKTRNVQLSELGIEKAERAFNLTNLFDVQHAVLVHHINNALKANVVMQNNIDYVVQEGEVIIVDPFTGRLMHGRQWSEGLHQAVEAKEGVKIKEETATLATITFQNFFRMYNKLSGMTGTAKTEEEEFINIYNMYVVEVPTNEPVIRDDANDFIYATMDAKFKAITKDVAERHQKGQPLLIGTVAVETSELISNYLRKKGIKHNVLNAKNHEREAEIILQAGQKGAVTIATNMAGRGTDIKLGEGVIELGGLAVIGTERHESRRIDNQLRGRSGRQGDPGYSRFYLSLQDDLLRRFGSERLQNTLGRLGLKDDQAIEHKLISRSVESAQKRVEGNNFDSRKTLLQYDEVIGQQREIIYSQRYQILTLDDIKPIVENMFRDAVDNVVSRYVLFDNSKDVEAEKEGIKNLVNYFNTNIFGPNSIKLDEVKDLSKNDLNEFFNQKAFKILNKKEEIYEPEVFHEFLKVIVLRIVDMKWMDHIDIMDGLRQSIGLVAYGQNNPLIQYQQEGFELFTNMVASINEDVLKYIIRAQVQDNLQREEVAKPVAAKSGKEDTTAKKQPVRKQKVNRNDPCPCGSGKKYKQCCGS encoded by the coding sequence ATGGCTGGTTTATTAAAGAAGATATTTGATTCGGGATATAAAGAAATGAAAAGATTAGAAAAAATAGCTGATAAAGTCGTAGAACTTGAAAATGATATGCGACAATTGACAGATGAACAGCTTCAAAATAAAACTGAAGAATTTCGTAACCGCTTAAAAAATGGAGAAACTTTAGATGATATTTTAGTTGAAGCATTTGCGGTTGTAAGAGAATCGGCTACTCGAGTATTGCATATGACACCATTTTATGTCCAAATTATTGGTGCTTTAGTTATTCATTATGGTAATGTAGCAGAAATGAAAACTGGTGAAGGTAAGACATTAACTTCAACGATGCCAGCATATTTAAATGGATTACAAGGTAAAGGGGTACACATTGTAACCGTTAATGAATACTTAGCTGGACGTGATGCTCATGAAATGGGTATATTATTGAATTGGTTAGGATTGTCAGTCGGATTAAATATAAATTCGATGACAAAAGAAGAAAAACGTAAAGCGTTTAGTTGTGATGTTACCTACACGACAAATAATGAATTAGGATTTGATTATTTGCGTGATAATATGGTTATTTATAAAAAAGAAATGGTTTTAAGACCGTTGAACTTTGCGATTATAGATGAAGTCGATTCAATTTTAATTGATGAGGCGAGAACACCACTTATTATTTCTGGTGGTAAAAAAAGGAATGCGAATTTATATCGTCAAGCGGATATGTTTGTAAATAGTTTAACACCAGAAGACTATGATCATGATATTAAAACGAGAAATGTTCAATTATCAGAATTAGGAATTGAAAAAGCAGAAAGAGCATTTAATTTAACAAATCTTTTTGATGTTCAGCATGCTGTATTAGTGCATCATATTAATAATGCCTTGAAGGCAAATGTTGTCATGCAAAATAATATAGATTATGTTGTTCAAGAAGGTGAAGTTATAATTGTAGACCCATTTACAGGTCGTTTAATGCATGGAAGACAATGGAGTGAAGGATTGCACCAAGCGGTAGAGGCTAAAGAAGGGGTAAAAATTAAAGAAGAAACAGCAACTCTAGCAACGATTACTTTCCAAAATTTCTTCCGTATGTATAATAAATTGTCTGGTATGACTGGAACAGCAAAAACGGAAGAAGAAGAGTTTATTAATATATACAATATGTATGTAGTAGAAGTACCAACGAATGAACCAGTCATTCGTGATGATGCAAATGATTTTATTTATGCGACAATGGATGCAAAATTTAAAGCAATAACAAAAGATGTTGCTGAAAGACATCAAAAAGGTCAACCATTATTGATTGGTACTGTTGCCGTTGAAACCTCAGAACTTATCTCTAATTATTTACGTAAAAAAGGGATTAAACATAATGTATTAAATGCAAAAAATCATGAGCGTGAAGCAGAAATTATCCTTCAAGCAGGACAAAAAGGTGCTGTAACGATTGCGACAAACATGGCTGGACGTGGAACTGATATCAAATTAGGCGAGGGTGTTATAGAACTAGGCGGTTTAGCAGTTATTGGTACAGAACGTCATGAATCACGTCGTATTGATAATCAGTTACGTGGACGTTCAGGTCGTCAAGGGGATCCAGGGTATTCAAGATTTTATTTGTCATTACAAGATGACTTATTACGAAGATTTGGTTCTGAAAGATTACAAAATACGTTAGGTCGTTTAGGACTGAAAGATGACCAAGCGATTGAACATAAATTAATTAGTCGTTCAGTTGAGTCTGCTCAAAAACGCGTGGAAGGAAATAACTTCGATAGTCGTAAGACTTTACTACAATATGATGAAGTAATAGGACAACAAAGAGAAATAATATATAGTCAACGTTATCAAATATTAACACTTGATGATATAAAACCAATTGTTGAAAATATGTTCCGTGATGCAGTTGATAATGTTGTAAGCCGTTATGTTCTATTTGATAATTCTAAAGATGTTGAGGCTGAAAAAGAAGGTATTAAAAATTTAGTTAATTATTTTAATACGAATATTTTTGGACCTAATTCAATTAAATTAGATGAAGTAAAAGATTTAAGTAAGAATGATTTAAATGAATTCTTTAATCAAAAAGCATTTAAAATATTAAATAAAAAAGAAGAAATCTATGAACCAGAAGTATTCCATGAATTCTTGAAAGTAATTGTTTTAAGAATTGTTGATATGAAATGGATGGATCATATAGATATAATGGATGGTTTACGTCAAAGTATTGGTCTTGTTGCCTATGGACAAAATAACCCTCTTATTCAATATCAACAAGAAGGGTTTGAGTTATTTACAAATATGGTCGCTTCAATTAATGAAGATGTATTAAAATATATTATTAGAGCGCAAGTGCAAGATAACTTACAACGTGAGGAAGTAGCTAAACCAGTTGCGGCTAAATCAGGAAAAGAAGATACAACTGCGAAAAAACAACCTGTTCGTAAGCAAAAGGTTAATCGTAACGATCCATGTCCATGTGGAAGTGGCAAAAAATATAAACAATGTTGTGGTTCTTAA
- a CDS encoding SMI1/KNR4 family protein: MDARLNKIIYQLKKWDCKDNAILQNGTLLICQVPHVSPLGYLHKIYSPLNTLDIEKIESALKFTLPDNFVDFLLSCNGMDIFSLNVSIFGLRNNRDYRHFDRFFQPFDIIIENLEEYTLKGYLKFASYKKEFDLFFKKGEQDKVYVMKKLSFETVKVYSSFYEWLNHAIEMLSKYFNKSGKLIKDQQLFESGSEANLIKNLIEII, translated from the coding sequence ATGGATGCTAGATTAAATAAGATTATTTATCAATTAAAGAAGTGGGATTGTAAGGATAATGCCATTCTTCAAAATGGAACGCTTTTAATATGTCAAGTTCCACATGTTTCTCCGTTAGGGTATTTACACAAAATATATTCACCCTTAAATACTTTAGATATCGAAAAAATTGAATCCGCTTTGAAATTTACTCTACCGGATAATTTCGTTGATTTTTTATTAAGTTGTAATGGCATGGATATTTTTAGTTTGAACGTCTCAATTTTTGGACTAAGAAATAATCGAGATTACAGACATTTTGATCGTTTTTTTCAACCGTTTGATATTATTATTGAGAATCTTGAAGAGTATACTCTAAAAGGTTATTTAAAGTTTGCTTCTTATAAAAAAGAATTTGATTTATTTTTTAAAAAAGGTGAACAAGATAAAGTTTATGTTATGAAGAAGCTCTCATTTGAAACTGTTAAAGTGTATTCTTCTTTTTATGAATGGTTAAATCATGCAATTGAGATGTTATCTAAGTATTTTAATAAATCTGGTAAATTAATTAAAGATCAACAATTATTTGAATCAGGATCTGAAGCTAATTTAATAAAAAATTTAATAGAAATAATATAG
- a CDS encoding SMC family ATPase, with protein MRLVRLSMCAFGPYKDEQTIEFSHFNDRKLFLITGPTGAGKTSVFDAISYALFGNASGNSRDADSFRSDFASVDDETYVSLQFQLKGINYLVKRSPKQEKRKIRGEGTTTKQAEAILEIENGKTYTGVTEVNNQIQEIIGINHHQFKQIVMLPQGEFRRLLEANSQERELIFRNLFKTEDFLVIQEQLKFKTSQLKNEIGDVYKLLDNYISHIVYDAESPLASSVNATYKDYESIMLLLNERINIDEKSLDKLVQNLKKKEEEIYQLSEAIQQGQMLNEKFSKEKELKLLKNQLQEKKNEIGKLEIKVKKAGYAQVVYQIEEQINKINDSLKNLSEKEKSVLIEEKEKQKGLLELNELLETKQKALNEVKQLNECLFKLKDKLSKYQDYDEKVKDLKKIENKREELKNLIERKEKNITETNKNISYLSESLESHQELNQQLSDYRLKQDSIKNQMKNREFLLSVLNDLINLQEKHRKLSENYQQKHLDYQKSRNEYANKFEYYLLGQAGILAHDLKNNEPCPVCGSTHHPKKAMLFENVPTTKELDDLKRIFEQKEKLMNECYSEVFSLNNGIIDKKKLVNQLSEDQSDNFDLLNQISNSKELLDQDRSHLDHLNHVIKKLEVNLEKNSEIENEIEKNRENKNQMEDELRMINQSFSEFDKQYHVKLETINRYKETIIKDYPNKSSLILEIKQLETEIEKITQDFQLVFNKREEQRDALLVLETNLTNLRKAIVDYQESLEGEDKKFREKLAVYHFTSLDEYRGYLFNAEELKDFENEIRDYYNEVSYVDKTLNDLKEVLKENKIIDIETLIEKQNQVKEELNQLRNNEKELLLMIQNNNKIYKDIKSLYKKMKSQLMEYEVLSDISKAANGDNPQKLTFERYVLAAYFDEIIQAANNRLGEMTNNRYFLCRKEEKGKGRGQQGLDLEVVDNYTSKSRLVKTLSGGEAFIASLSLALGLADVVQSYSGGIQLDTIFIDEGFGSLDPESLEQAISMLVNIQKSGRLVGIISHVQELKERIDVKLEIKPSQSGSIIKPIFHIN; from the coding sequence ATGCGATTAGTACGATTATCAATGTGTGCATTTGGTCCTTACAAGGATGAACAAACAATTGAGTTTTCTCATTTTAACGATCGGAAACTATTCTTAATTACAGGACCTACAGGAGCAGGAAAGACATCTGTATTTGATGCGATTAGTTATGCTTTATTTGGAAATGCGAGTGGTAATAGTCGGGATGCGGATAGTTTTCGTAGTGATTTTGCATCAGTCGATGATGAAACTTATGTTTCTTTACAATTTCAATTAAAAGGGATTAATTATTTAGTGAAAAGAAGTCCCAAACAAGAAAAAAGAAAGATAAGAGGAGAGGGGACAACTACTAAACAGGCTGAGGCAATATTAGAGATTGAAAATGGAAAAACCTATACAGGTGTTACAGAAGTAAATAATCAAATACAGGAGATAATAGGGATTAATCATCATCAATTTAAACAAATTGTTATGTTACCTCAAGGCGAATTTCGTAGATTATTAGAAGCAAATAGTCAAGAACGCGAATTGATTTTTAGAAATTTATTTAAAACTGAAGATTTTTTAGTTATTCAAGAACAATTAAAATTCAAGACCAGTCAATTAAAAAATGAGATTGGTGATGTATATAAATTACTAGATAATTACATTAGTCATATTGTCTATGATGCTGAAAGCCCGTTAGCATCAAGTGTTAACGCTACCTATAAAGACTATGAATCAATCATGTTATTACTTAATGAGAGAATAAATATTGATGAGAAATCATTAGATAAATTGGTACAGAATTTAAAAAAGAAAGAAGAAGAAATTTATCAGTTATCAGAAGCTATTCAGCAAGGACAAATGCTTAATGAGAAGTTCTCTAAAGAAAAAGAATTAAAGTTATTAAAGAATCAACTTCAAGAGAAGAAAAATGAAATTGGGAAATTGGAAATTAAGGTTAAAAAAGCTGGTTATGCACAAGTTGTGTATCAAATTGAGGAACAAATCAATAAGATTAATGATTCTTTAAAGAATTTAAGTGAAAAAGAAAAAAGTGTATTAATAGAAGAAAAAGAGAAACAAAAAGGATTATTAGAATTAAATGAATTACTTGAAACAAAACAAAAAGCATTAAATGAAGTAAAACAATTGAATGAATGTTTATTTAAATTGAAAGATAAGTTATCAAAGTATCAAGATTATGATGAAAAAGTAAAAGACTTAAAAAAAATTGAAAATAAGCGAGAAGAATTAAAAAATCTAATTGAGAGAAAAGAAAAAAATATTACGGAAACTAATAAAAATATATCATATTTAAGTGAATCATTAGAATCACATCAAGAGCTTAACCAACAGTTAAGTGATTATAGATTAAAACAAGATTCAATCAAGAATCAAATGAAAAATAGAGAATTTTTATTATCAGTATTAAATGATCTAATTAATTTACAAGAAAAACATCGAAAATTAAGTGAAAACTATCAACAAAAGCATTTAGATTATCAAAAAAGTCGTAATGAATATGCGAACAAGTTTGAGTATTATTTGTTAGGGCAAGCAGGAATATTAGCACATGATTTAAAAAACAATGAACCCTGTCCAGTTTGTGGATCTACCCACCATCCTAAGAAAGCAATGTTATTTGAAAATGTACCAACAACGAAGGAGTTAGATGATTTAAAGAGGATTTTTGAACAAAAAGAAAAACTTATGAATGAATGTTATTCAGAAGTTTTTAGTCTTAATAACGGAATAATTGATAAGAAGAAGTTAGTGAATCAATTAAGTGAAGACCAATCAGATAATTTTGATTTATTAAATCAGATTAGTAATTCAAAAGAGTTGCTAGACCAAGATAGAAGTCATCTAGATCATCTCAATCATGTCATAAAAAAACTTGAAGTTAATCTGGAAAAAAACAGTGAAATAGAAAATGAGATAGAAAAAAACAGAGAAAATAAAAATCAAATGGAAGATGAGCTTAGAATGATTAATCAATCCTTTAGTGAATTTGATAAACAATATCATGTAAAGTTAGAAACAATTAATAGATACAAAGAAACAATAATTAAAGATTATCCGAACAAATCATCACTAATACTTGAAATTAAACAATTAGAAACTGAGATAGAAAAAATCACTCAAGATTTTCAATTGGTTTTTAATAAAAGAGAAGAACAAAGAGATGCATTGTTAGTGCTTGAAACAAATCTAACAAATTTACGTAAAGCAATAGTTGATTATCAAGAATCATTAGAAGGAGAAGATAAGAAATTTAGGGAGAAGTTAGCAGTTTATCATTTTACTAGTCTTGATGAATATCGAGGTTATCTATTTAATGCAGAAGAATTAAAGGATTTTGAAAATGAAATAAGAGACTATTATAATGAGGTTAGTTATGTTGATAAAACTTTAAATGATTTAAAAGAAGTTTTGAAAGAAAATAAAATAATAGATATTGAGACATTAATTGAAAAACAAAACCAGGTAAAAGAGGAACTTAATCAGTTAAGAAATAATGAAAAAGAATTGCTATTAATGATTCAAAACAATAATAAAATTTATAAAGATATAAAATCTTTATATAAAAAAATGAAAAGTCAATTGATGGAATATGAAGTATTAAGTGATATTTCCAAAGCTGCAAATGGTGATAATCCACAGAAATTAACATTTGAAAGGTATGTACTTGCAGCTTACTTTGATGAAATCATTCAAGCAGCGAATAATCGTTTAGGAGAGATGACAAATAATCGTTATTTCTTATGTCGAAAGGAAGAAAAAGGAAAAGGTAGAGGACAACAAGGGTTGGATTTAGAAGTTGTGGATAACTATACAAGTAAAAGCCGTTTGGTTAAGACCTTATCTGGAGGAGAAGCTTTTATTGCTTCGCTTTCATTAGCGTTAGGCTTAGCAGATGTAGTACAGAGTTATTCAGGGGGGATTCAGTTAGATACAATTTTTATTGATGAAGGATTCGGTTCACTAGATCCAGAGAGTTTAGAACAAGCGATTTCTATGCTTGTTAATATTCAAAAGAGTGGACGATTAGTAGGGATTATTTCTCATGTTCAAGAATTAAAAGAAAGAATCGATGTCAAGTTAGAAATCAAACCAAGTCAAAGCGGAAGTATAATTAAACCTATTTTTCATATAAATTAA